GCTTGCTGTTTGTGTTTTAGGGAAAGCTATTACATCACGGATATTTGTAGTATTTGTAAGAAGCATAATTAATCTATCAACACCAAAAGCTATACCCCCATGAACTGGAGTACCATAAGATAAAGCATCTAACATAAAGCCAAACTTCTCACGAGCTTCTTCATCAGAAATTCCTAATAAATTAAACACTTTAGCTTGCATATCTTGCTTATGAATACGGATAGATCCTCCACCAACTTCATAACCATTAATAACCATATCATAGGCTCTAGAGATTAAAGCCTCAGGATTTTTCATTAACTCTTCTGTACTTTCTACTTTAGGTGCAGTAAATGGATGATGTACTGCATATAACCTATTATCATCCTTTTCAAACATTGGGAAATCAATTACCCATAATGGAGCCCACTCTTTAGTAAACAACTCTAGATCTTCACCAATTTTTGCTCTTAATGCTCCCATAGAGTCATTAACTACTTTAGTCTTACCAGCGCCAAAGAATAATAAATCACCTTCTTTAGCACCTGTTCTTTCTATTACTTTAAATAAAGTTTCTTCAGAAATATTTTTAACTATAGGAGATTGTAAACCTTCTTTACCTTGGGATAATGAATTAATCTTAATATATGCAAGACCTCTAGCACCATAAATGCCAACAAACTTAGTATAGTCTTCTATCGTTTTTCTAGTAAGTTTTTCATTACCTTCAGGTATTCTTAAAGCTATAACTCTTGCTTCTGGATCATTAGCAGGACCTGAGAATACTTTAAACTCCTCATTTTTCATATCTTCTTTAATATTTACAAACTCTAAAGGAATTCTTAGATCTGGCTTATCAATACCGTACTTATCTATAGCTTCTGCAAAAGTCATAACTTGGAAAGGAGTTTCAAACTTAACACCAATAGTTGACTCAAAAAGTCCTGCTATCATTTTTTCCATAGTAGACATAATGAAAGCTTCATCAATAAATGAAGCCTCGATATCTATCTGTGTAAATTCTGGCTGTCTATCTGCTCTTAGATCTTCATCACGAAAACATTTAACTATTTGATAATATCTGTCAAAACCTGAAACCATAAGAATCTGTTTGAAAAGCTGTGGTGACTGAGGAAGAGCATAGAACTTACCATTAAAATTACGGCTTGGTACCAAATAATCCCTTGCACCCTCTGGCGTTGCTTTTGTTAAAAATGGAGTCTCTATATCTAAGAATCCATTATCATCTAGGAAGCGTCTTACATATCTAACAGCCTTAGCTCTTGTAATAAGCTTATTCTGCATTTCAGGCCTTCTTAAGTCTATATAGCGATACTTAAGCTTTACATCTTCACCTGTAGTTTGAAAATCATCTAATTGGAAAGGTATAGTTTTTGATTTGTTTATTATCTCAAGATCTTCACCAATAATTTCTACTTTACCACTAGCTAGATTTTTATTTTCTTGACCTTCTGGTCTTAAATTAACAACTCCAGAGGCTTTTATTACAAACTCTCCTCTTAAGCTATCAGCTAATTTAAAGTCTTTATTATCTGGATTAAATACTAACTGTACTAAACCACTTCTATCTCTAATATCTAAGAATATAACTCCACCATGATCTCTACGGCGATGTACCCAACCACAAACAGTAACTTTCTGGTTTTCTAATTTTTCATTTATATCTGAACTATAATGTGTTCTCATATCAAAATAATTCCTTCAAAAGTTTTTATAAAAGTCATAGACAAAATTTAATCATTGTATTATAGCAAGAAATATTCAAGAAGACTAAGCTACATAAACAAAAATAAAATAATTGTAACGTGTGATTAGCATCCAGTTAAATATTTACAAAGTATTACCCATAATGTAATTTGTATTAA
This portion of the Pseudofrancisella aestuarii genome encodes:
- the aspS gene encoding aspartate--tRNA ligase, translated to MRTHYSSDINEKLENQKVTVCGWVHRRRDHGGVIFLDIRDRSGLVQLVFNPDNKDFKLADSLRGEFVIKASGVVNLRPEGQENKNLASGKVEIIGEDLEIINKSKTIPFQLDDFQTTGEDVKLKYRYIDLRRPEMQNKLITRAKAVRYVRRFLDDNGFLDIETPFLTKATPEGARDYLVPSRNFNGKFYALPQSPQLFKQILMVSGFDRYYQIVKCFRDEDLRADRQPEFTQIDIEASFIDEAFIMSTMEKMIAGLFESTIGVKFETPFQVMTFAEAIDKYGIDKPDLRIPLEFVNIKEDMKNEEFKVFSGPANDPEARVIALRIPEGNEKLTRKTIEDYTKFVGIYGARGLAYIKINSLSQGKEGLQSPIVKNISEETLFKVIERTGAKEGDLLFFGAGKTKVVNDSMGALRAKIGEDLELFTKEWAPLWVIDFPMFEKDDNRLYAVHHPFTAPKVESTEELMKNPEALISRAYDMVINGYEVGGGSIRIHKQDMQAKVFNLLGISDEEAREKFGFMLDALSYGTPVHGGIAFGVDRLIMLLTNTTNIRDVIAFPKTQTASCLMTEAPSTVSLEQLNELGIAVKKEEK